One region of Pagrus major chromosome 5, Pma_NU_1.0 genomic DNA includes:
- the f2rl2 gene encoding proteinase-activated receptor 3, which yields MAYLVPGLLISLMAVQTIQHDGNKTRIKSNSSPGVVPKTFKGRTYKLNHTNRLPALLYPSTSPQLDVNFSNAVTAYTTGVLSTRVIPSSYILAMLVGIPSNAYILAFLRLRAKSFTTIILYLNLALSNLLLLLSLALRVHYHFNGNDWTFGEISCQLITALFYGNVYCSAQTIACISLKRYLAVVRPFLYRQLAKTRLAVWTCLVVWFLFATAIVPELLVRQSYHVPELGITTCHDVLPLEEKSHSPLVPYRLMLVCLGFIVPFLVCIYAHVAVVYHLGQSRCDWRPFIRVSTVVFIIFVVCFLPSGILHVTHYIRLFSYGDDRLYGYYRVAVCLCCFHSCLDPFLCILISKTAASELQFISLHGTPQRPAVMM from the exons ATGGCCTACCTTGTGCCTGGACTACTCATTAGTTTGATGGCAGTGCAGACCATTCAGCATGATG gaaacaaaacaaggatTAAAAGCAACAGTTCACCTGGTGTGGTACCAAAAACCTTCAAGGGGAGGACATACAAACTCAATCACACAAACAGGCTGCCGGCCCTGCTCTATCCCAGCACATCTCCTCAGCTGGATGTGAACTTCTCCAATGCAGTGACGGCCTATACCACAGGGGTCCTCAGCACCAGGGTCATACCTTCATCATACATCCTGGCTATGCTGGTGGGTATCCCCTCCAACGCCTACATCCTGGCCTTCCTCAGACTCAGAGCAAAGTCCTTCACCACAATAATTCTTTACCTGAACCTGGCCTTGTCCaacctgctgctcctgctctccCTGGCACTGCGTGTTCACTACCACTTCAACGGAAATGACTGGACATTTGGCGAAATCTCCTGCCAGCTTATCACAGCCTTGTTTTATGGCAATGTTTACTGTTCAGCTCAAACTATAGCATGCATCAGTCTGAAGCGCTACCTGGCTGTGGTCAGACCATTTTTGTACAGACAGCTGGCTAAGACTAGACTGGCGGTGTGGACATGCTTGGTTGTTTGGTTTCTTTTTGCGACTGCTATTGTGCCTGAGCTCCTAGTTAGGCAGAGCTACCATGTCCCCGAGCTGGGAATCACCACTTGCCATGATGTACTTCCCCTAGAAGAAAAATCCCATTCCCCGCTGGTGCCATACAGGCTGATGCTGGTTTGTCTAGGCTTTATAGTTCCCTTCTTGGTTTGCATCTATGCCCATGTGGCAGTAGTTTACCACCTAGGTCAATCACGTTGTGACTGGAGACCATTTATCAGGGTCAGCACTGTGGTTTTCATCATCTTTGTGGTATGTTTCTTGCCAAGCGGCATCCTGCACGTCACCCACTACATCCGCCTGTTTTCTTATGGGGACGACAGACTGTATGGATACTACAGAGTagcagtgtgtctctgctgcttcCACAGTTGTCTGGATCCCTTCCTGTGTATCCTAATTTCCAAGACGGCAGCCTCAGAACTACAATTCATCTCCCTCCATGGGACACCTCAGAGGCCAGCAGTTATGATGTGA